From Mucilaginibacter rubeus, a single genomic window includes:
- a CDS encoding superinfection immunity protein has product MDFMFGIVGMIGMAIAGLLYFIPAIVAREKADFKSIFLLNLFLGWTIIGWIMALVWAFEKEKAPLDHYKPGYPGYTTENALKLRALQNQFDAGVITKTDYDNALRNILGNNPH; this is encoded by the coding sequence ATGGATTTCATGTTTGGAATAGTTGGGATGATTGGCATGGCCATAGCCGGTCTGCTGTATTTTATACCTGCCATTGTAGCCCGCGAAAAGGCCGACTTTAAATCGATCTTCCTGCTTAACCTGTTTCTGGGTTGGACCATCATCGGTTGGATTATGGCACTTGTATGGGCATTTGAAAAAGAAAAAGCGCCTTTGGATCATTATAAACCAGGCTATCCTGGATATACAACCGAAAACGCGCTTAAACTTCGAGCCCTGCAAAACCAATTTGATGCGGGGGTTATCACTAAAACAGATTATGACAATGCCCTCAGAAACATCTTAGGCAATAATCCGCATTAA
- a CDS encoding uridine kinase, which produces MNKPYIIGIAGGSGSGKTFFLKCFLEHFTADEVSLVSQDDYYIPVAHNMTKEENKEYNFDLPSTIDHEHFQQDISKLLNKEAILKQEYTFNNPDAIPKMIEIKPAPILIVEGLFILHFKDIAELLDLKVFIDADEDVALQRRLKRDLIERGYSHDDVMYKWINHVVPAYKEYLLPYKDECDRVITNNTHVAEDIMVITEEISADLRKKLF; this is translated from the coding sequence ATGAATAAACCTTATATTATTGGAATTGCCGGCGGAAGCGGCTCAGGCAAAACCTTTTTCTTAAAGTGCTTTTTAGAACATTTTACTGCCGACGAGGTGAGCCTCGTATCGCAGGATGATTATTACATTCCGGTAGCACATAACATGACGAAGGAAGAAAACAAAGAGTATAACTTTGATCTTCCTTCAACTATTGATCACGAACATTTTCAGCAGGATATCAGCAAGCTTTTAAATAAGGAAGCTATCCTGAAGCAGGAATATACTTTTAATAACCCCGATGCTATCCCTAAAATGATAGAGATCAAGCCGGCACCTATTTTAATAGTGGAAGGTTTGTTTATTCTACATTTTAAAGATATTGCCGAGTTGCTTGATCTGAAGGTTTTTATCGATGCTGATGAAGATGTAGCGCTGCAGCGTCGTCTTAAACGCGATTTGATAGAGCGTGGCTATTCGCATGATGATGTGATGTACAAATGGATCAATCACGTTGTACCGGCATATAAAGAATACCTGCTGCCTTATAAAGATGAGTGCGATCGTGTGATCACCAACAACACTCACGTTGCAGAGGATATTATGGTGATTACCGAAGAGATCTCGGCCGATTTAAGGAAGAAGCTTTTTTAA